The Salvelinus sp. IW2-2015 linkage group LG32, ASM291031v2, whole genome shotgun sequence genome includes the window CCCCTCTGTCCTCAGGCATTGTGGAGGAGGTTCAGTCCCAAGGCTGTGATATCCAGTGGGAAAGGCCAGCAGTGCAGCAGGTGTAACAGAGCCTGTGGTTCGAGACGAGGAGCCCATGAGTTCGTCATCGAGGCCGGCGCGCGTCATGCTCCTGACAAcgtgatgtgttgtgttctgttgtgagCTGAGATATGGtgcgtgtttgtttgtggtgtagtgtgtgttttgtggcttAAAGCGGGTGTATTTCTCTTGTATCGACAGCGGGGTCTTGTATCGATGAGTTTGAAGATGGAGACCAGAGACCAGGTGGCCATCGCACGAGGCCATGGAGCAAACAACCATCTCCTCCACTAAAGCTGGAGTcaaagtcaacacacacacacaccatctccatCCACTAAAGCTGGATcaaggtaccacacacacacacacacacaacacacaccatctccatcactaaagctggagttaaggtacacacacacacatgcagcgcCATTGGTAAAGCAGAATGGAACACACtaatcctccctctcctccaggccaCTCTGAATGCCCGTACGTCCATCCTGGCGGCTGCTAACCCAGTCGGTGGTCGCTACGACCGCAGCAAGAGTCTGAAACAGAACGTCAACCTATCCGCTCCCATCATGAGCCGCTTCGACCTCTTCTTCATCCTAGTGGACGACTGCAACGAGGTGAGTgtgtaagagagaaagaaaatgtgtgtgtgtgtgtttaaatgaaAGATGTGACAATCTATGCCACAGTGAggcgtgtagtgtgtgtgtgtgtgtgtgtgtgtgtgtgtgtgtgtgtactaatggaattatatgtgtgtgtgtgtgtgtgtaggtgacagACTATGCCATAGCCAGACGTATTGTGGATCTGCACTCTCGCATTGAGAACTCAGTAGACAGACTCTACTCTCTGGATGAGATCAGAAGATACCTGCTCTTCGCCCGGCAGTTCAAACCCAAGGTcagagctatgtgtgtgtgtgtgtgtgtttcaagggTTCAGTGTCTTTGTGTTTCTGTGCTGTGAGTCCAGTGGACCAGTACTAACATGTCTGTTAATTTGGGTTTGTGCGTAGATTTCTGGTGATCAGAGGAGTTCATCGTGGACCAGTACTAACATGTCTGTTAATTTGTGTTTGTGTCTAGATCTCTGGTGAGTCAGAGGAGTTCATCGTGGAGCAGTACAAACGGCTGCGTCAGCGCGACAGCTCTGGGGGCGTGGCCACATCGGCCTGGCGAATCACGGTGAGGCAGCTGGAGAGCATGATCCGCCTTTCTGAGGGCATGGCACGCATGCACTGCTGTGATGAGGTAAGAGGTCAAACAAATTACACacaacttatacacacacaactctaTCACAACTGAACTCTGCTCTCAAAACCTGTGTTTAGATTGTGTGCTGGTGAAGTGTGTTGGATGTTCTGTCATACGGTGTGTGCAACCCTGCAGGTCCAGCCGAAGCACGTCAAGGAGGCGTTCCGCCTGCTCAATAAATCCATCATCAGAGTGGAGACACCTGACATCAACCTGGACCAGGaccaggagatggaggaggaagaggagggagagaacggTACACACGTGCTGCTActgatgctgctactactactgctgctactacttctactgctactactgctgctgctgctgctgctactactactgctactgctactactgctttaTTTTAGTTATTTCTATGTCATACAACAGGTGTGGTGCTTTCCTATCTCTGCAGGTCATGACGTTCCTAACGGAGTGAATGACCAGGATAATGGGCAGGTGAACGGCCACACCGACGGAGTTACCGGCCAAACCAACGGTGTgaatggtcacactgacagcaGCTCCAAGCCCTCGCTGCGTCTCACCTTCCCAGAGTACCGCCGCATCTCCAACCTGCTGGTGCTGCACCTCCGCAGGGCCGAGgagggtaagacacacacactacactctacATGTGCAAAGTGTGTATTGCAGTGGTTAACTGTTGTTTACCTGTGTGTGcagctgaagaggaggaggagttgaaGAAGAGTGCAGTGATCAACTGGTATCTGAAGGAGATGGAGTCAGAMATTGACTCAGAAGAGGAACTCATCAACAGAAAGAGCCTCATAGAGAAGGTCCTGCACagactagtgcactatgtaagtaCACACTCCATTGCACCATTGAGTCGGAGTAATAACACCTTTACAAACctgactaactctctctctctctctccatctctaggaTCATATCCTGATTGAGCTGTCTCAGGGAGGGCTGAAagggtcagagacagagacacaggaagaAGTTCTGGTCGTTAACCCCAACTACACTCTGGAGGACTAGACTCatctcatccctccttcctcccctctaacTCCCTCCTCTTTCCATGGGTTTATGTCAGACTSCAATTCAAGACTCTTGAAGCTGTTTGTATTGAACATTGAT containing:
- the LOC111956770 gene encoding LOW QUALITY PROTEIN: zygotic DNA replication licensing factor mcm6-B-like (The sequence of the model RefSeq protein was modified relative to this genomic sequence to represent the inferred CDS: inserted 1 base in 1 codon; deleted 1 base in 1 codon; substituted 1 base at 1 genomic stop codon) codes for the protein MDLVQPTQENAGQMVNDELAEKCQKLFQAFLEEYQTADGEVKYVRDAEELIRPERNTLLVSFTDLEGFNQELATTVQEEFYRVYPFLCRAVRNFARDHGNVPVNKEFYLAIQDLPTRHKIRELSSLRIGSLVRISAQVVRTHPVHPELVSGTFLCLDCQGVCPDVPQQFKYAPPTVCRNPVCSNRARFHLDTHRSKFIDFQKVRIQETQAELPRGSIPRSLEVILRAEAVETAQAGDRCDITGSLIVVPDVSQLSTAGVRAETSSRVGGRQGYENEGLRGLKALGVRELSYRLAFLACHVAPTNPRFGGKELRDEDQTAESIKSQMSVQEWEKVFEMSQDKNLYHNLGTSLFPTIHGNDEVKRGILLMLFGGVPKTTMEGTSLRGDVNVCIVGDPSTAKSQFLKHCGGGSVPRLXYPVGKASSAAGVTEPVVRDEEXHEFVIEAGARHAPDNVMCCVLFLKMETRDQVAIHEAMEQTTISSTKAGVKATLNARTSILAAANPVGGRYDRSKSLKQNVNLSAPIMSRFDLFFILVDDCNEVTDYAIARRIVDLHSRIENSVDRLYSLDEIRRYLLFARQFKPKISGESEEFIVEQYKRLRQRDSSGGVATSAWRITVRQLESMIRLSEGMARMHCCDEVQPKHVKEAFRLLNKSIIRVETPDINLDQDQEMEEEEEGENGHDVPNGVNDQDNGQVNGHTDGVTGQTNGVNGHTDSSSKPSLRLTFPEYRRISNLLVLHLRRAEEAEEEEELKKSAVINWYLKEMESXIDSEEELINRKSLIEKVLHRLVHYDHILIELSQGGLKGSETETQEEVLVVNPNYTLED